Proteins encoded within one genomic window of Solibaculum mannosilyticum:
- a CDS encoding sensor histidine kinase: MIKTLQRKFVVTAMIAITVLLLFLIGVINVLNYMQVHEQSSHTLSLLTSNDGMFPKPNSDRPMEPPKSFLTPPFDEDTALSTRYFIVRTDPQNQIRFVDVEHIASVTEDDAAEYASTALSAGQEEGKVDHFQYRIISSQAGPGKTLVFLDCSDQFYSIFRVLTISALAALLCWALMLLLVLLLSKKAIRPVAVSLEKQKQFVTNAGHEIKTPLAIIMSNTDAMELHQGPTKWSHNIRTQTARLNGLMQNLLLLAKMDEASVKLTFADFNLSLLVQETISPYMEPAAMRSITLESIVSPDICIHSNRDHMAQLISILMDNAVKYTDAGGHIVVFLKNADKRVTLRIKNTCDHLPDISPDRLFDRFYRGDAARTQKNGGYGIGLSMAKAIVEALGGSISAKYEEDNIIAFTVKLGG; the protein is encoded by the coding sequence ATGATTAAAACCCTCCAGCGCAAATTTGTAGTCACCGCCATGATTGCCATTACAGTACTGTTGCTGTTTCTCATCGGGGTGATCAACGTTTTGAACTATATGCAGGTTCATGAGCAGTCATCCCATACCCTTTCCCTGCTCACCTCCAACGACGGCATGTTCCCCAAGCCCAACAGCGACAGGCCGATGGAACCTCCCAAAAGCTTCTTGACTCCCCCCTTCGACGAGGATACCGCCCTCTCTACCCGTTATTTTATCGTCCGCACTGACCCGCAAAATCAGATCCGGTTTGTGGATGTGGAACATATTGCTTCTGTAACGGAAGACGATGCTGCTGAGTATGCTTCCACTGCTCTTTCCGCCGGTCAGGAGGAAGGAAAGGTGGATCACTTCCAATACCGGATCATCAGCTCCCAAGCCGGACCGGGTAAAACATTGGTGTTTCTCGACTGTTCCGATCAATTTTACTCCATCTTCCGCGTGTTGACCATCTCCGCACTGGCAGCCCTTTTATGCTGGGCTCTGATGCTCCTTTTAGTCCTCCTCTTATCCAAAAAGGCCATCCGTCCAGTGGCTGTCAGCTTGGAAAAACAAAAACAGTTTGTCACCAATGCCGGTCATGAGATCAAGACCCCTTTGGCCATTATCATGTCCAACACCGACGCCATGGAACTCCATCAGGGGCCTACCAAATGGAGTCACAATATCCGTACCCAAACGGCGCGTCTCAACGGCTTGATGCAAAATCTTTTGTTGTTGGCCAAAATGGATGAGGCCAGTGTCAAACTAACCTTCGCCGATTTTAATTTAAGCCTTCTCGTCCAGGAAACGATATCCCCCTATATGGAACCGGCTGCTATGCGTTCTATTACACTGGAATCCATTGTATCTCCAGACATTTGTATCCATTCAAACCGAGATCATATGGCTCAGCTTATTTCCATCCTAATGGACAATGCTGTCAAATACACCGATGCCGGCGGGCATATTGTGGTATTCCTCAAGAATGCTGACAAACGGGTTACTCTGCGAATCAAAAATACCTGCGATCATCTTCCTGACATCAGTCCTGACCGGTTATTTGATCGTTTCTACCGCGGCGATGCTGCACGTACTCAGAAAAACGGTGGATATGGAATTGGATTGTCCATGGCCAAAGCCATTGTAGAGGCATTGGGAGGTTCTATCTCCGCCAAATATGAGGAGGATAACATCATTGCCTTTACCGTCAAACTGGGAGGATGA
- a CDS encoding DUF4062 domain-containing protein, which yields MDKRYTVFISSPFEDLKEERQKVIQTLLELGCIPCGMELFPASNQDQWSFIQKVIDDCDYYILILGGRYGSCCTDGIGYTEKEYLYAIQKGKPCLAFLHQDPSGLPSRCTEQTKAGRLRLSQFRRKVEEHLCRYWTDGDLLAAEVAKSMSQLIQACPAQGWIRAGSDEGNDLQTLQDLREENRRLRQKLHTETVSFSQKGIQSVRLHLDLEIHADGEYTTIQWHSEE from the coding sequence TTGGACAAACGATATACTGTCTTTATCAGCTCCCCTTTTGAAGATTTGAAAGAGGAACGTCAGAAAGTAATACAAACCCTATTGGAACTGGGATGTATCCCTTGCGGTATGGAGCTCTTCCCTGCCTCCAATCAGGATCAATGGTCTTTTATTCAAAAAGTCATCGATGACTGTGATTACTACATTCTCATCCTAGGCGGGCGATATGGAAGCTGCTGTACCGACGGCATAGGATATACGGAAAAAGAATATCTTTATGCCATCCAAAAAGGGAAACCGTGTCTCGCTTTTCTCCATCAGGATCCCTCCGGACTTCCTTCCCGCTGTACAGAACAGACCAAGGCAGGACGTCTGCGTCTCTCGCAATTTCGCCGCAAGGTTGAGGAACATCTATGCCGGTACTGGACGGACGGCGATCTTTTGGCCGCAGAGGTGGCTAAAAGTATGTCCCAATTGATTCAAGCTTGTCCTGCCCAGGGGTGGATCCGGGCTGGCAGCGATGAAGGAAACGATCTCCAAACACTCCAGGACCTGCGGGAGGAGAATAGACGATTGCGTCAAAAACTCCATACAGAAACAGTTTCTTTTTCCCAAAAAGGAATCCAATCTGTTCGTCTTCACCTGGACCTAGAGATCCATGCAGATGGGGAGTATACTACCATCCAATGGCATTCGGAAGAATAA
- a CDS encoding response regulator transcription factor — protein sequence MKLLLAEDEVSMSEALVDILTYHHYTVDPVFNGQDALDYAQTGSYDGIILDIMMPLKDGLEVLDELRQSGDKTPILMLTAKSDIEDRIHGLNLGADDYLPKPFAMGEFLARVRAMLRRRETFTPDLMQLGNITLNRNNYELSGGGQSFLLSNLEFKLMELFMLNKGIYLSSEKILQKVWGYDTDAEVGVVWVYISYLRKRLLALNSNVEIKVKRRIGYTLEVRP from the coding sequence TTGAAACTGCTGCTTGCTGAGGATGAAGTTAGTATGTCGGAAGCCCTTGTGGATATTTTAACTTATCACCATTATACGGTAGATCCGGTGTTCAACGGTCAGGACGCCCTGGACTATGCCCAAACCGGATCTTATGATGGTATTATCTTGGATATCATGATGCCTTTAAAAGACGGGCTTGAGGTTCTGGATGAACTGCGTCAATCGGGTGATAAAACACCCATCTTGATGTTGACGGCAAAGTCGGACATCGAGGACCGTATCCATGGGCTCAATTTGGGCGCCGATGATTATCTGCCTAAGCCTTTTGCTATGGGGGAATTCTTGGCCAGGGTCCGAGCCATGCTGCGGCGACGCGAAACCTTTACCCCTGATTTAATGCAACTTGGCAACATCACACTCAACCGTAACAACTATGAATTAAGCGGCGGTGGACAATCTTTCCTTCTCTCCAATCTGGAATTTAAACTTATGGAGCTCTTTATGCTCAACAAAGGCATTTATCTCTCATCTGAGAAAATCTTACAGAAGGTATGGGGTTACGATACCGATGCAGAGGTCGGCGTAGTATGGGTCTATATCTCCTATCTGCGCAAACGTCTGCTGGCATTGAATTCCAATGTGGAAATTAAAGTCAAACGGAGAATCGGGTATACTCTGGAGGTAAGGCCATGA
- a CDS encoding lectin like domain-containing protein encodes MKPANHPLRKRLLGLCLAVSMLLSLTPTVSAVPSEEGESTSNHGQIAPLSQEYVEYIENGGTGSSTPSTMDLSYLEESYEQQNMQRNALLPQSFDLRDYGRAPTVKDQGSYGTCWTFATLGSAESGLIEQMPDISLSNIHLAWFNYTGDEEEEYTWLQRQNNGSSIFDMGGNDPQAVGSLAAWKGPVDSETVPYDTTEVDESLRWEADYHLQDAFYMSNGSYGYGEDNTPYPSIQTIKQILMDYGAVSISYSSSAEDAYNEETYAVYSDTYLPIDHAVLIVGWDDNFSRENFNEDQRPEEDGAWLIRNSWGSSWGDDGYFWLSYEDQTLQYGNYYSLEEADNYQNNYQYDTLGWGISVSADTFIDEEKASRTGYMSNIFTSEGDEQLEAVSFYTTDAGTSYEISVYTGVQQGDPTSGQLVYSGHTGAEEYAGYHTIELNKAISLEKGETFSVVVKLTNPNYAYPIPVEICPLPYSKSEPEYMGDGGESYYSLDGQSWNDITELSANYSDFHIYTTNACVKAFTNPIPDEGEAIRNVQFSLLEGPVISGDKLELTGEGEIYYQITGSDGTVGEITPYTGAITLEGPCTVSAWGQKNGKQGNVVSRTYTQAVSQLLDLDVDEEGKHIKLDVSEDETAFGLTTDSACEEVRIRPRGSDTLTVNGVEVASDEWSDAIALEPGKITSIEVTSQAGGKTSTTYTIDVYRSILVYDYYHETVSYDDTLYTLQDGEGNVITNGASITPYVVEEGQEDVVLTAIAKDGSGNLEELVPKRPVAVGSAIDFENECTVSTYGDWNEIADNPDMIGAEKGSGESIPVTPGKDIYIRKYATDTSFQSKVVCIQVPDSRPDTPVAKVQSVAPTSITVQPVEGGEYRILPDGEWQEDNTLTNLEMNTNYTIEVRIKATENSFASEAAQTEATTTEGLTIPVSYQYKGKEIFWDEFTAVPGVNIVTADQEVLEQASVVLENPEQNQVQVTVTQKDGQLVADVSSVVFSIVPTIDPQSFYFEVSYWDQDGNRVEGGGKQTFDTIGAISRESIPLPYGYQEIIPAHPDESWLYPTGLYYGSGGWFVYPQTVNIMVEKMASVTVTFQQEDGSVLGEEELYFGEEGAGLQKVTAPEGYKIAGEDTFALEVTRDENGHLVADPTQVTFTVQPDVDPSQYFYTVRYEDGEGNAVPGGGKLYFDAVGPVSREDIPMPYGYQQLVPAHPDEDWLYPTALVCIDGQWQASVDEVVIQVEKMAKVDVTFKTQDGTSLSDLGYELFCGEEGEETVTVAVPEGYELVGEEETAQVIIARDEQGVLTATPSEVTFVIEKTQSSHPDDPSKPVDPSTPGGSGGADNPSTGEGTTAQIVLVILFVSAAGLLTALLIRRKRTV; translated from the coding sequence ATGAAGCCCGCAAATCACCCCTTAAGGAAACGGTTGTTAGGCCTGTGCTTGGCAGTCAGTATGCTACTGTCTTTGACACCGACTGTATCAGCCGTACCATCGGAAGAAGGAGAAAGCACCTCAAACCACGGTCAAATAGCGCCTCTAAGCCAAGAGTATGTAGAATACATTGAAAACGGCGGAACAGGCAGCAGTACTCCCTCCACCATGGACTTATCTTATTTGGAGGAGAGTTATGAGCAGCAAAATATGCAGAGGAATGCCCTCCTGCCCCAGTCTTTTGATCTTCGGGACTACGGACGTGCCCCAACGGTAAAGGACCAGGGAAGCTATGGCACATGCTGGACATTTGCCACCCTGGGATCGGCAGAATCCGGTCTTATCGAACAGATGCCGGACATTTCCTTATCCAATATTCATCTGGCCTGGTTTAACTACACAGGTGATGAAGAAGAGGAGTACACATGGCTCCAAAGACAAAACAACGGTTCAAGCATCTTTGACATGGGGGGAAACGATCCCCAGGCAGTGGGAAGCTTGGCGGCATGGAAAGGCCCTGTAGATTCGGAGACTGTACCCTATGATACCACCGAGGTGGATGAAAGTCTGAGATGGGAAGCCGATTACCATCTCCAGGATGCCTTTTATATGTCCAACGGCTCTTACGGATATGGGGAAGACAACACACCCTATCCGAGCATACAAACCATCAAACAGATCCTGATGGACTACGGAGCGGTTTCCATCAGTTATTCATCGTCTGCGGAGGACGCCTACAATGAAGAAACCTACGCCGTGTATAGCGATACTTATTTGCCAATCGACCATGCTGTGCTCATTGTAGGCTGGGACGATAATTTTTCCCGTGAAAATTTCAACGAAGACCAACGTCCTGAAGAAGACGGCGCATGGCTGATCCGCAACAGCTGGGGAAGCAGTTGGGGCGACGACGGTTATTTCTGGCTTTCCTATGAGGATCAAACTTTGCAATACGGCAATTATTATAGCCTGGAAGAAGCCGATAACTATCAAAATAACTACCAATACGATACCTTAGGATGGGGAATCTCAGTGTCTGCCGACACCTTTATTGATGAGGAAAAGGCATCCAGAACCGGTTATATGTCCAATATCTTCACCTCTGAGGGCGACGAGCAATTGGAAGCGGTGTCCTTCTATACCACCGATGCCGGAACCAGCTATGAGATTTCAGTTTATACCGGGGTCCAGCAGGGGGATCCCACCTCAGGACAACTGGTATACAGCGGCCATACCGGAGCTGAGGAATATGCCGGTTATCACACCATCGAATTGAATAAGGCGATCTCTTTAGAGAAAGGGGAGACCTTTAGCGTCGTGGTCAAGTTGACCAATCCCAATTACGCCTATCCCATCCCGGTTGAGATTTGCCCTTTGCCTTACAGCAAATCAGAACCGGAGTATATGGGAGATGGCGGCGAAAGCTACTACAGCCTGGATGGCCAATCCTGGAACGATATTACTGAACTAAGCGCCAACTACTCTGATTTCCATATTTACACCACCAATGCCTGTGTCAAAGCCTTTACCAATCCCATTCCGGACGAGGGAGAAGCCATCCGTAATGTTCAGTTCTCGCTGCTGGAAGGACCGGTTATATCCGGCGATAAACTGGAGTTGACCGGTGAAGGAGAGATCTACTATCAGATTACCGGATCCGACGGTACAGTCGGAGAGATCACCCCTTATACAGGAGCCATCACTTTGGAAGGTCCCTGCACCGTTTCGGCTTGGGGTCAAAAGAATGGAAAACAGGGAAATGTAGTTTCCCGTACCTATACCCAAGCGGTATCCCAGCTGTTGGATCTGGATGTGGACGAAGAGGGAAAACACATCAAACTGGACGTGTCGGAGGATGAGACCGCCTTTGGCCTGACAACCGACAGTGCCTGTGAAGAAGTGCGGATCCGTCCGCGAGGCAGCGATACTCTCACAGTAAACGGTGTAGAAGTGGCATCGGATGAATGGTCGGATGCCATTGCCTTGGAACCTGGAAAGATTACTTCGATTGAGGTAACATCCCAGGCCGGAGGAAAGACCTCCACCACATATACCATTGATGTATATCGCAGCATATTGGTTTATGATTATTACCATGAGACCGTCTCTTATGACGATACTCTTTATACGCTCCAAGATGGAGAGGGCAATGTAATCACAAATGGTGCCTCTATCACCCCTTATGTAGTGGAAGAGGGACAGGAGGATGTCGTTTTGACTGCCATAGCCAAGGATGGATCGGGTAACTTAGAAGAGTTGGTGCCCAAACGTCCGGTGGCTGTCGGATCGGCTATCGATTTTGAAAATGAATGCACCGTTTCCACCTATGGGGATTGGAACGAAATAGCCGACAATCCCGATATGATCGGCGCTGAAAAAGGGAGTGGGGAATCAATCCCTGTTACTCCGGGTAAAGACATTTACATCCGCAAATATGCTACCGATACATCTTTCCAATCCAAGGTAGTTTGTATCCAAGTGCCTGACTCCCGCCCAGATACCCCTGTAGCTAAGGTGCAGTCGGTTGCTCCGACCTCCATCACTGTGCAGCCTGTAGAGGGCGGCGAGTATCGCATCCTGCCCGACGGAGAATGGCAGGAAGACAATACGCTGACCAACTTGGAGATGAACACGAATTATACCATTGAGGTACGCATCAAGGCTACTGAAAATTCCTTTGCCTCTGAAGCGGCCCAAACCGAGGCCACAACGACAGAGGGCCTTACTATCCCGGTTTCTTACCAATACAAAGGCAAAGAAATATTCTGGGACGAATTTACAGCTGTCCCCGGCGTGAATATCGTCACAGCTGACCAAGAAGTACTGGAACAAGCATCCGTAGTCCTGGAGAATCCAGAACAGAATCAGGTGCAGGTGACAGTCACTCAAAAGGATGGCCAGCTGGTGGCCGACGTATCGTCGGTTGTGTTTTCTATTGTACCAACCATTGATCCCCAAAGTTTTTACTTTGAAGTATCCTATTGGGATCAGGACGGCAACCGAGTAGAAGGGGGAGGAAAACAAACTTTTGACACCATCGGTGCCATCAGCCGAGAGAGTATCCCCCTTCCCTACGGTTATCAAGAGATTATCCCCGCCCATCCGGATGAGAGTTGGCTGTATCCTACCGGGCTCTATTACGGATCCGGCGGATGGTTTGTCTATCCGCAGACGGTCAACATCATGGTGGAAAAGATGGCAAGTGTGACCGTTACCTTCCAGCAAGAGGACGGTTCCGTACTGGGGGAAGAGGAACTGTATTTTGGGGAAGAAGGCGCAGGTCTCCAGAAAGTGACGGCTCCAGAGGGATATAAAATTGCAGGAGAAGACACATTTGCTCTGGAAGTTACCCGTGACGAGAATGGACATCTGGTAGCCGACCCCACGCAGGTGACTTTTACCGTCCAGCCAGATGTGGATCCTTCCCAGTATTTTTACACCGTCCGTTATGAGGACGGAGAAGGCAATGCCGTACCCGGCGGAGGTAAACTGTACTTTGATGCTGTAGGACCTGTGAGCCGGGAAGACATCCCCATGCCTTACGGTTATCAGCAGCTTGTTCCCGCCCATCCGGACGAGGACTGGCTGTATCCCACCGCCCTCGTATGCATTGATGGACAATGGCAGGCCTCCGTGGATGAAGTTGTCATTCAGGTGGAAAAGATGGCCAAGGTTGATGTGACATTTAAGACACAGGATGGCACGTCCCTCAGTGATTTGGGATATGAGCTGTTCTGTGGCGAAGAAGGGGAGGAGACCGTCACTGTCGCCGTACCCGAAGGGTATGAGCTGGTGGGAGAAGAAGAAACTGCCCAAGTTATCATCGCCCGTGATGAACAAGGAGTTCTGACTGCTACACCGTCGGAAGTGACCTTTGTGATTGAAAAGACTCAGTCCAGCCATCCGGATGATCCCTCCAAACCGGTGGATCCCTCTACACCCGGCGGTTCAGGGGGGGCCGACAACCCCTCCACTGGCGAAGGAACCACTGCTCAGATTGTCTTAGTTATCCTGTTTGTATCGGCGGCCGGGTTGCTGACAGCTTTGCTGATTCGCCGCAAACGCACCGTATAA
- a CDS encoding DUF3825 domain-containing protein, with product MQVKQGFRAIGYINNNSTYLNDIRRLCGDMVSYQEIDQFVSQQWAQKETACPCWDKDLQPTLSSNGDACYFIINTGYVTQDSGIPIYGGFSTTRPSALGEGSWSGVLIGTERDILDQWGSQNTGLMQYTYMRDDWFGNIARVLNRLSGEELSEEHWKRQLDEDYRKAAGQDAIGVFEANNSFSYFRLSSNTMDGQPLWAVMDVNRRAGAHQKWYGLGICTQMSLLDRILDTHCYRLGYFHFENARVMNVFLEELAEYTMDEPWSLSTPGLYPYSVLRNYLEHTLYHLLYEDRSAAPDTPKKVDEVNGKLYFNSGLLNHFFRQIIIMGNKEEWTVDIPVIGEHTFVMLGSPRFFSDQDVEITNVYDGAVYKVPAIAKYFTDYREVMFNAQLPISLNDSHIFEDGVERGRLPKYQQEYEQVKDDPGKKALLCARIARDFSSAIERARLLAERNYKLAIPQYWMETNEIQYLLPIYLGEREENGRPECALALRLVQTGRAPYYRGATILTLDMAYNNARLLAKPDVFWLDTETRPEPHPSNISK from the coding sequence ATGCAGGTAAAGCAAGGATTCCGAGCGATTGGTTATATTAACAATAACAGTACCTATCTAAATGATATCCGACGTTTGTGCGGCGATATGGTCAGTTATCAGGAGATAGATCAGTTTGTCAGCCAGCAGTGGGCCCAAAAGGAGACGGCCTGTCCTTGCTGGGATAAGGATTTACAGCCTACATTATCTTCCAACGGGGATGCCTGTTATTTTATCATCAACACCGGTTATGTTACACAGGACAGCGGTATCCCTATTTACGGGGGATTCAGTACTACCCGGCCCAGTGCATTGGGAGAAGGGTCGTGGAGCGGAGTTCTCATTGGAACCGAGAGGGATATTTTAGACCAGTGGGGCAGTCAGAACACCGGTCTTATGCAGTACACTTATATGAGGGACGATTGGTTTGGGAACATCGCCCGGGTACTCAATCGCCTCAGTGGAGAGGAGCTATCGGAGGAGCACTGGAAAAGGCAGCTGGATGAGGACTATCGCAAAGCAGCCGGCCAGGATGCCATTGGGGTATTTGAAGCCAATAATTCTTTTTCCTATTTTCGTTTATCGTCCAATACCATGGACGGCCAACCTTTATGGGCAGTGATGGATGTCAACCGTCGGGCAGGCGCCCATCAAAAGTGGTACGGGCTGGGTATCTGTACCCAGATGTCGCTTTTGGACCGCATCCTGGACACCCATTGTTATCGTCTCGGGTATTTCCATTTTGAGAATGCCCGAGTGATGAACGTGTTTTTGGAGGAACTGGCGGAGTATACCATGGATGAACCGTGGAGTCTGTCCACACCCGGACTTTATCCCTATAGCGTCCTGCGGAACTATCTGGAACATACACTTTATCACCTGCTTTACGAGGATCGCAGCGCTGCACCTGATACTCCGAAAAAGGTGGATGAAGTCAATGGGAAGCTGTATTTCAACAGCGGACTTCTCAACCATTTTTTCCGTCAGATTATCATTATGGGAAACAAAGAGGAGTGGACGGTGGATATTCCTGTGATCGGGGAACATACCTTTGTGATGTTGGGTTCTCCCCGTTTTTTCTCCGATCAGGACGTGGAAATCACCAATGTATACGATGGAGCTGTTTATAAAGTGCCCGCCATCGCCAAGTATTTTACAGATTATCGGGAAGTCATGTTTAATGCCCAATTGCCCATTTCACTTAACGATTCTCATATCTTCGAGGACGGAGTAGAACGAGGGCGTCTGCCGAAGTACCAACAGGAGTATGAACAGGTCAAGGACGACCCAGGCAAAAAGGCATTGCTGTGCGCACGCATCGCCCGTGATTTCAGCAGTGCCATTGAAAGGGCGCGGCTTTTGGCTGAACGCAATTACAAACTGGCCATTCCCCAGTATTGGATGGAAACCAATGAAATCCAATATTTGCTTCCCATCTATTTAGGGGAGAGGGAGGAAAATGGGAGGCCGGAATGTGCTTTGGCGTTGCGGCTGGTTCAAACCGGCCGGGCGCCATATTACCGGGGCGCTACGATATTGACACTGGATATGGCTTATAATAATGCCCGTCTCCTGGCGAAGCCGGATGTTTTCTGGCTGGATACTGAGACGAGACCAGAACCTCATCCTTCTAATATATCAAAATAA
- a CDS encoding YoaK family protein — protein MKSSIERQKKRWMTQSYFLGSMLAAVGGFLDAYTYILRGGVFANAQTGNIVLLGFNLAQWNLGQVLYDLVPIGAFAVGIIASEFIRRRFQRYRILHWRQLIVAAECLVLVGVAFIPLGDGDVLANIVISFLCAMQVEAFQTVDGQVVSTIMCTGNLRSATESIYRYRVRGNKEDRTKGLKYYGIVLFFAAGALVGTLLSNALGEKAVLFCCILLGAGFVSFYFRDKPLREKVEQVEK, from the coding sequence ATGAAAAGCAGCATCGAGAGGCAAAAGAAGCGATGGATGACCCAATCTTATTTTCTAGGATCCATGTTGGCGGCGGTGGGCGGATTCCTGGATGCTTATACTTATATTTTGCGCGGAGGCGTATTTGCAAACGCTCAAACTGGGAATATCGTATTGTTGGGATTCAATCTAGCCCAGTGGAATCTAGGCCAGGTACTTTATGATCTGGTACCCATTGGGGCATTTGCCGTAGGAATTATCGCATCGGAATTTATTCGCCGCCGGTTTCAAAGATATCGGATTCTCCATTGGAGACAGCTGATAGTGGCAGCCGAATGTCTGGTACTGGTGGGAGTGGCCTTTATCCCGCTGGGGGATGGGGATGTATTGGCCAATATCGTCATTTCCTTTTTATGCGCCATGCAGGTGGAGGCCTTTCAAACAGTGGACGGTCAAGTGGTATCCACCATAATGTGTACTGGTAATCTGCGCAGCGCCACGGAATCTATTTATCGTTATCGAGTCCGGGGCAACAAGGAGGATCGGACAAAGGGACTCAAATATTATGGCATTGTTCTATTTTTTGCGGCCGGCGCGTTGGTAGGGACGCTTCTGAGCAACGCCCTAGGGGAGAAGGCGGTATTGTTCTGCTGTATACTGCTGGGAGCAGGGTTTGTATCTTTTTATTTCAGAGACAAACCTTTGAGAGAAAAAGTGGAACAAGTAGAAAAGTAA